A genomic region of Stigmatopora nigra isolate UIUO_SnigA chromosome 16, RoL_Snig_1.1, whole genome shotgun sequence contains the following coding sequences:
- the tm9sf1 gene encoding transmembrane 9 superfamily member 1 isoform X1, which yields MCFEMGHLPSSRQRTTSIPSILVLCFFSVLTLGYKMGDNVTMYVNKVGPYHNPQETYHFYTLPVCRPDKVHHKSLSLGEVLDGDRMAESLYQIRFGENVEKKTLCHLMLSEKEVDQLREAIEELYYFEFMLDDIPIWGFVGYIEESGFLPHSHKVGLWTHLDFNIEYNGASVIFANVSVKDVKPVSLEGSAGRALGGVGVGGVSLTVVHTYSVRWFESPLTHARRAERLRDYSFFPKTLEIHWLSIINSLVLVLLLLGFVIIILMRVLKNDFARYNVEEEVGCDDLDQGDNGWKIIHTDVFRFPPHKSLLCAVLGVGAQFLTLSTGIIIMALLGMFNVHHHGAINSAAIVLYALTSCVSGYISCSFYTQISGKHWVWNIILTSSLFSAPLFLTWSIVNSVHWCSGSTQALPATTVLLLLGTWVLVGFPLTVIGGIVGKNRASGFQAPCRTRNIARQIPTQPWYKHAAVHMAIGGFLPFSAISVELYYIFATVWGREHYALYGILLCVFAILLSVGACISVALTYFLLSGEDYRWWWRSVLNTGSTGLFIFVYSVFYYSNRSSMSGLVQSTEFFGYSLLTALVFSLMLGSVSFWASLAFIRYIYRSLKMD from the exons ATGTGCTTTGAAATGGGACACCTGCCAAGCAGCCGCCAGAGAACAACGAGCATACCTTCCATTTTGGTCCTGTGCTTTTTCTCAGTTTTGACACTTGGCTATAAAATGGGAGACAACGTGACCATGTATGTCAACAAAGTGGGTCCTTATCATAACCCCCAGGAGACATATCACTTCTACACCTTGCCTGTTTGCAGACCGGACAAG GTGCATCACAAGTCTTTGAGCCTGGGCGAAGTTCTGGATGGCGACCGAATGGCGGAATCATTGTATCAAATTCGTTTCGGAGAGAATGTTGAGAAGAAAACTCTTTGTCACCTTATGCTTTCAGAGAAAGAG GTAGACCAGCTACGTGAAGCTATTGAAGAACTGTATTACTTCGAATTTATGCTGGATGATATTCCAATCTGGGGTTTTGTTGGATACATTGAGGAGAGCGGGTTCCTGCCTCACAGCCACAAG GTGGGTCTGTGGACTCATTTGGATTTCAACATAGAATACAACGGCGCCTCTGTAATCTTCGCCAACGTCTCAGTGAAGGATGTCAAACCTGTTTCTTTGGAGGGCAGTGCTGGAAGAGCCCTAGGTGGAGTTGGGGTGGGTGGTGTCAGCCTGACAGTGGTTCATACATACAGCGTGCGCTGGTTTGAGTCTCCCCTCACTCATGCCCGCCGAGCTGAGCGCCTGAGAGACTACTCGTTCTTCCCCAAAACACTTGAGATCCACTGGCTGTCCATCATTAACTCACTGGTACTGGTGCTGCTGCTTctgggctttgtcatcatcatcctcatgcGGGTTCTGAAAAACGACTTTGCCAG GTATAATGTAGAGGAGGAGGTGGGTTGTGATGATCTGGACCAAGGAGACAATGGCTGGAAGATCATTCACACTGATGTCTTTCGGTTTCCCCCTCACAAAAGTCTGCTGTGTGCCGTGCTTGGAGTGGGTGCCCAGTTCCTTACCCTTTCCACAG GAATCATCATTATGGCACTACTGGGAATGTTTAATGTTCACCATCACGGTGCCATTAACTCTGCTGCCATCGTATTGTATGCTCTGACCAGCTGTGTATCAGGTTACATCTCATGCAGCTTTTACACGCAGATAAGCGGCAAGCATTGGGTGTGGAACATCATTCTGACTTCGTCACTCTTTTCCG CACCCCTGTTCCTGACTTGGAGCATCGTCAATTCAGTTCACTGGTGCAGTGGTTCCACACAGGCCTTACCAGCAACCACAGTGCTTCTCCTGCTCGGTACCTGGGTGTTGGTGGGCTTTCCGCTCACAGTCATCGGTGGGATTGTCGGCAAAAACAGAGCAAGTGGTTTCCAAGCCCCCTGCCGTACACGCAACATTGCTCGGCAAATCCCGACACAGCCCTGGTACAAACATGCTGCTGTGCACATGGCAATCGGTGGCTTTTTGCCATTTAG tgCCATCTCGGTGGAGCTGTACTACATCTTTGCTACAGTGTGGGGCAGGGAACACTACGCGCTCTATGGCATCCTACTGTGCGTTTTTGCCATCCTTCTTTCAGTGGGTGCCTGCATCTCGGTGGCACTCACTTACTTCCTACTGTCAGGGGAGGACTACCGCTGGTGGTGGCGGAGTGTGCTGAACACAGGATCGACTGGGCtcttcatttttgtttattctgTGTTCTACTACAGTAACAGGTCCTCCATGAGTGGCCTTGTACAGAGTACGGAATTTTTTGGCTACTCTCTGCTCACAGCACTGGTCTTCTCACTAATGTTGGGCAGTGTGTCATTCTGGGCCTCACTAGCTTTTATTCGCTACATCTACCGCAGTCTTAAAATGGACTAA
- the tm9sf1 gene encoding transmembrane 9 superfamily member 1 isoform X2: MCFEMGHLPSSRQRTTSIPSILVLCFFSVLTLGYKMGDNVTMYVNKVGPYHNPQETYHFYTLPVCRPDKVHHKSLSLGEVLDGDRMAESLYQIRFGENVEKKTLCHLMLSEKEVDQLREAIEELYYFEFMLDDIPIWGFVGYIEESGFLPHSHKVGLWTHLDFNIEYNGASVIFANVSVKDVKPVSLEGSAGRALGGVGVGGVSLTVVHTYSVRWFESPLTHARRAERLRDYSFFPKTLEIHWLSIINSLVLVLLLLGFVIIILMRVLKNDFARYNVEEEVGCDDLDQGDNGWKIIHTDVFRFPPHKSLLCAVLGVGAQFLTLSTGIIIMALLGMFNVHHHGAINSAAIVLYALTSCVSGYISCSFYTQISGKHWVWNIILTSSLFSAPLFLTWSIVNSVHWCSGSTQALPATTVLLLLGTWVLVGFPLTVIGGIVGKNRASGFQAPCRTRNIARQIPTQPCAISVELYYIFATVWGREHYALYGILLCVFAILLSVGACISVALTYFLLSGEDYRWWWRSVLNTGSTGLFIFVYSVFYYSNRSSMSGLVQSTEFFGYSLLTALVFSLMLGSVSFWASLAFIRYIYRSLKMD; this comes from the exons ATGTGCTTTGAAATGGGACACCTGCCAAGCAGCCGCCAGAGAACAACGAGCATACCTTCCATTTTGGTCCTGTGCTTTTTCTCAGTTTTGACACTTGGCTATAAAATGGGAGACAACGTGACCATGTATGTCAACAAAGTGGGTCCTTATCATAACCCCCAGGAGACATATCACTTCTACACCTTGCCTGTTTGCAGACCGGACAAG GTGCATCACAAGTCTTTGAGCCTGGGCGAAGTTCTGGATGGCGACCGAATGGCGGAATCATTGTATCAAATTCGTTTCGGAGAGAATGTTGAGAAGAAAACTCTTTGTCACCTTATGCTTTCAGAGAAAGAG GTAGACCAGCTACGTGAAGCTATTGAAGAACTGTATTACTTCGAATTTATGCTGGATGATATTCCAATCTGGGGTTTTGTTGGATACATTGAGGAGAGCGGGTTCCTGCCTCACAGCCACAAG GTGGGTCTGTGGACTCATTTGGATTTCAACATAGAATACAACGGCGCCTCTGTAATCTTCGCCAACGTCTCAGTGAAGGATGTCAAACCTGTTTCTTTGGAGGGCAGTGCTGGAAGAGCCCTAGGTGGAGTTGGGGTGGGTGGTGTCAGCCTGACAGTGGTTCATACATACAGCGTGCGCTGGTTTGAGTCTCCCCTCACTCATGCCCGCCGAGCTGAGCGCCTGAGAGACTACTCGTTCTTCCCCAAAACACTTGAGATCCACTGGCTGTCCATCATTAACTCACTGGTACTGGTGCTGCTGCTTctgggctttgtcatcatcatcctcatgcGGGTTCTGAAAAACGACTTTGCCAG GTATAATGTAGAGGAGGAGGTGGGTTGTGATGATCTGGACCAAGGAGACAATGGCTGGAAGATCATTCACACTGATGTCTTTCGGTTTCCCCCTCACAAAAGTCTGCTGTGTGCCGTGCTTGGAGTGGGTGCCCAGTTCCTTACCCTTTCCACAG GAATCATCATTATGGCACTACTGGGAATGTTTAATGTTCACCATCACGGTGCCATTAACTCTGCTGCCATCGTATTGTATGCTCTGACCAGCTGTGTATCAGGTTACATCTCATGCAGCTTTTACACGCAGATAAGCGGCAAGCATTGGGTGTGGAACATCATTCTGACTTCGTCACTCTTTTCCG CACCCCTGTTCCTGACTTGGAGCATCGTCAATTCAGTTCACTGGTGCAGTGGTTCCACACAGGCCTTACCAGCAACCACAGTGCTTCTCCTGCTCGGTACCTGGGTGTTGGTGGGCTTTCCGCTCACAGTCATCGGTGGGATTGTCGGCAAAAACAGAGCAAGTGGTTTCCAAGCCCCCTGCCGTACACGCAACATTGCTCGGCAAATCCCGACACAGCCCTG tgCCATCTCGGTGGAGCTGTACTACATCTTTGCTACAGTGTGGGGCAGGGAACACTACGCGCTCTATGGCATCCTACTGTGCGTTTTTGCCATCCTTCTTTCAGTGGGTGCCTGCATCTCGGTGGCACTCACTTACTTCCTACTGTCAGGGGAGGACTACCGCTGGTGGTGGCGGAGTGTGCTGAACACAGGATCGACTGGGCtcttcatttttgtttattctgTGTTCTACTACAGTAACAGGTCCTCCATGAGTGGCCTTGTACAGAGTACGGAATTTTTTGGCTACTCTCTGCTCACAGCACTGGTCTTCTCACTAATGTTGGGCAGTGTGTCATTCTGGGCCTCACTAGCTTTTATTCGCTACATCTACCGCAGTCTTAAAATGGACTAA
- the fen1 gene encoding flap endonuclease 1, whose product MGIHGLGKLIADHAPSAIKEQEYKNYFGRKIAIDASMCIYQFLIAVRQDGNVLQNEDGETTSHLMGMFYRTIRMLENGIKPVYVFDGKPPQLKSGELEKRGERRAEAEKMLAQAQELGKQEDIDKLSKRLVKVTRQHNDECKKLLTLMGVPYIQAPCEAEASCAALVKAGKVFATATEDMDALTFGTNVLLRHLTASEAKKLPVQEFHFDRILQDINLTHKQFIDLCILLGCDYCGTIKGIGPKRAIDLIKQHGSIEEILENVDQNKHPPPEDWLYKEARELFLKPEVLDCSTVELKWKEPDEDELLHFMCEEKQFSEDRIRNGCKKIVKSRQGSTQGRLDSFFTVTGSLSSKRKEPELKGSSKKKLKTSATPGKFKKGK is encoded by the exons ATGGGGATACACGGCCTTGGGAAACTCATTGCTGACCACGCTCCGAGTGCAATAAAAGAGCAAGAGTACAAGAATTACTTTG GCCGAAAAATTGCTATTGATGCCTCTATGTGCATTTACCAGTTCCTGATTGCTGTGAGACAGGATGGCAACGTGCTGCAGAATGAGGACGGAGAGACGACTAG CCACCTCATGGGAATGTTCTACAGGACGATTCGCATGCTCGAGAATGGAATTAAACCTGTTTACGTATTTGATGGCAAACCCCCACAGCTCAAGTCGGGAGAG TTGGAAAAGAGAGGTGAAAGAAGAGCAGAAGCTGAGAAAATGCTTGCACAAGCCCAGGAACTGG GGAAGCAAGAAGACATTGACAAACTCTCAAAGCGACTGGTTAAAGTCACCAGGCAACACAATGATGAATGCAAGAAACTGCTGACTCTAATGGGAGTGCCTTATATTCAG GCGCCGTGTGAGGCTGAGGCGAGCTGTGCTGCTCTGGTCAAAGCAGGAAAGGTCTTTGCCACAGCAACAGAGGACATGGATGCACTGACCTTTGGTACAAACGTCCTGTTAAGACACCTCACCGCCAGCGAAGCAAA GAAGCTTCCAGTCCAAGAGTTCCACTTCGATCGCATTTTGCAGGACATTAATCTGACACATAAACAG TTCATAGACCTGTGTATTCTCTTGGGATGCGACTACTGCGGCACCATTAAAGGTATTGGTCCCAAAAGAGCCATCGACCTGATCAAGCAACATGGCAGTATAGAGGAAATTCTAGAAAACGTTGACCAAAAT AAGCACCCGCCACCAGAGGACTGGCTATACAAGGAAGCTAGGGAGCTGTTTCTGAAGCCTGAAGTGTTGGATTGTAGCACAGTAGAGCTCAAGTGGAAAGAGCCGGATGAGGATGAGCTGCTGCACTTCATGTGTGAAGAAAAACAGTTCAG TGAAGACAGGATCCGTAACGGGTGTAAGAAGATTGTAAAGAGTCGCCAAGGAAGCACACAGGGACGGCTGGACTCCTTCTTCACAGTCACTGGGTCATTGTCATCCAAACGGAAG GAGCCTGAACTAAAAGGATCGTCTAAAAAGAAGCTGAAGACATCAGCCACACcgggaaaatttaaaaaagggaaatga